In one window of Hyalangium ruber DNA:
- a CDS encoding DUF4091 domain-containing protein, producing the protein MRARPHPSPWPVLLLFAVAMACAPAPAPETPWGPEVPLVWSGPPIWVESPMVKIGPRTAPGSLRELNLYAARNEFVSFQVAIHGGETGVTIDSVSLSALRGPGVISIGNVTLYRQTFLEITRPSTQSSHAGSWPDGLIPDFDELTGEKRRAFPFTVPAGEVRALWVDVHVPEGARPGAYRGSAWVTTSDGARLELRIGLTVVDMLMESTPSLKSAFFLRTPYVCQAFAGKQECEDEELLRLLPLFYRLGLEHRITLAGSFPHLRGRAAWREEDWNTLELLWGPFLDGTSSARLLGARMTSWQYLGPSNAEGLAEFSRESSTRGWLPRAFHYVGDEPPLYSTFDEVRRRASLTRQSAPALQTLLTSDIDGLENAGLEEVVDILAVVINSLTPAPPRQGDQRERYKDFLSRPARELWLYQSCVSHGCGTFLPENEPGQGWPSYMIDRPAAKARAMEWVSFLEGATGELYYHTAEALDSAWTDQFRFNGNGDGTLFYPGTPALIGGSTAVPVPSLRLKLIRLGFQDYEWLKAVSDAGDPEYARKVARQVIPATWRVPDDGTLFEVARLCLMRRYLELTVARTPGTDRPIDVPCPESLGGPPP; encoded by the coding sequence ATGAGGGCTCGTCCGCACCCGTCGCCATGGCCTGTGTTGCTTCTCTTCGCCGTGGCCATGGCCTGTGCTCCGGCGCCCGCTCCCGAGACGCCTTGGGGGCCCGAGGTGCCGCTGGTCTGGAGTGGCCCTCCCATCTGGGTCGAGAGTCCAATGGTGAAGATCGGGCCCAGGACGGCGCCGGGCTCCCTGCGGGAGCTGAACCTCTACGCGGCGCGCAACGAGTTCGTCTCCTTCCAGGTGGCGATCCACGGGGGAGAGACGGGCGTGACGATCGACAGCGTGAGCCTGTCCGCCTTGAGAGGGCCTGGCGTCATCTCCATTGGCAACGTCACCCTCTACAGACAGACCTTCCTCGAGATCACCCGGCCCTCCACGCAGAGCTCGCACGCTGGGTCATGGCCAGATGGGTTGATACCGGACTTCGACGAGCTCACCGGAGAGAAGCGCCGCGCCTTTCCCTTCACCGTCCCCGCCGGCGAGGTCCGCGCCCTCTGGGTGGATGTGCATGTCCCGGAGGGCGCGCGTCCCGGGGCCTACCGGGGCAGCGCCTGGGTTACGACGAGCGACGGGGCGAGGCTCGAACTGAGGATTGGCCTGACGGTCGTCGACATGCTCATGGAGAGCACGCCCTCGCTGAAGTCGGCCTTCTTCCTGCGGACGCCGTATGTCTGTCAGGCCTTCGCCGGGAAGCAGGAGTGCGAAGATGAGGAGCTGTTGCGGCTGCTCCCGCTCTTCTACCGACTGGGGCTCGAGCACCGCATCACCCTGGCCGGAAGCTTTCCGCACCTGCGGGGGCGGGCCGCGTGGCGCGAGGAGGACTGGAACACCCTCGAGCTGCTCTGGGGCCCGTTCCTCGATGGCACCTCGTCCGCTCGCTTGCTCGGAGCACGCATGACGAGCTGGCAGTACCTGGGACCGTCGAATGCGGAGGGGCTCGCGGAGTTCTCGCGAGAGAGCTCCACGCGAGGCTGGCTGCCTCGCGCCTTCCACTACGTGGGAGATGAGCCACCCCTGTACTCGACCTTCGATGAGGTGCGGCGGCGTGCCAGCCTGACGCGGCAGAGCGCACCCGCGCTGCAGACGCTGCTCACCTCCGACATCGATGGGCTCGAGAATGCGGGCCTGGAGGAGGTTGTCGACATCCTCGCGGTGGTGATCAACTCCCTGACGCCGGCACCTCCGCGACAGGGAGATCAGCGGGAGCGGTACAAGGACTTCCTCTCCCGGCCGGCGCGGGAGCTCTGGCTGTACCAGAGCTGCGTGAGCCATGGCTGTGGCACGTTCTTGCCGGAGAACGAGCCGGGCCAAGGCTGGCCCTCGTACATGATCGATCGCCCGGCCGCCAAAGCCCGCGCCATGGAGTGGGTGTCCTTCCTGGAGGGAGCGACCGGCGAGCTCTACTACCATACGGCGGAGGCGCTCGATTCGGCGTGGACCGATCAGTTCCGGTTCAATGGGAACGGGGACGGCACGCTCTTCTATCCAGGCACTCCGGCGCTCATCGGTGGGAGCACGGCGGTGCCGGTGCCTTCCCTGCGGCTCAAGCTCATCCGCCTGGGGTTCCAGGACTACGAGTGGCTCAAGGCGGTGAGCGATGCCGGAGACCCGGAGTATGCGCGGAAGGTGGCGCGCCAGGTCATCCCCGCCACCTGGCGGGTTCCGGATGATGGCACCCTCTTCGAGGTGGCCCGGTTGTGCCTCATGCGCCGGTACCTCGAGCTCACGGTGGCGCGGACTCCTGGCACGGACCGTCCCATCGACGTCCCATGTCCCGAGAGCCTCGGAGGCCCACCCCCGTGA
- a CDS encoding trifunctional serine/threonine-protein kinase/ATP-binding protein/sensor histidine kinase: MHQIPGYTLRGAIKSTGTHVLFHAVRDSDGLPLILKTPTGSPPSPREHERYRREFSILQRLREVHGVTRVHSCEQLYDRPVLLLEEIAGESLADLTGKPLEVPRVLALGISLASTLAELHCRGVIHKDLEPSNILLTPSGETRLIDFGNASLQLVEHVDALRNPLVEGTLAYMSPEQTGRMNRSVDYRTDLYSLGVTLYELLTGRRPFHGRDALEWFHAHMALVPPPLLEQVEGLPPVLSAIVLKLLAKVAEERYQSAAGLRADLERCQEALRRGVREDFEPGLKDVPVRFQLPQRLYGRATHAAALLQGFERVAQGGRPELLLVRGYSGIGKSSVVHELHKPVVRQRGFFLSGKFDQFQRAIPYSTLAQAIRGLAQQLLSGTDEELARWREHLREAWEGHGQLLVDVVPQLELVAGKQPPVPELPPAEAQHRFHRVFRKFLGALTHAERPLVLFLDDLQWADGASLQLIQHLLTHPETPPLLLIGAYRDNEVSPSHPLALALRELGKAGARLTDLQLEPLSLEDVRCLVGDALPGATGDVVEPLAALAREKTGGNPFFLLQFLLTLHHDGLLARTPEGAWRWDAEQVQARGYSDNVVDFMVGKLRQLPSNTQHLLRLAACVGNSFTLRTLRLISDLKEAAEVEQGLDPALQEGLLASAGPDQYRFLHDRIQQAAHALIPEEERKAVHLRIGRLLLGSMTPEEVQEHLFDVVSQLNAGAELLIDPEERHRVARLNAEAAERAQASTAFRSAATYLATAFQLLPGDPWESDPELAFKLQLEQARCEFMSGNTAEARQQVEQLLPRARNRPETGAVYHLKSDLHIAMGEIQACIESLLKCLALLGMPMSPHPSWEEVVAAHEEVGALLAGRPIESLIELPRLTDPDMEATLDVLAALFTPSFFTDRNLLVLHLCRLVSLSLRHGNSGAAVHGYAWYGVVLGPAFKMYREGYAFGKLACELVERHGFSASRGKALYSLEIINYWTRPLSTSLELIREAFQHAVQGGDFQVACYCCNHIVTDRLALGHELEEVYQESVARLDFPRRAGFLDVQHVIQHTQRYVQQLRGLSPAFGSLSGDDFDEASFEAGLTPDSMSTMRCWYWILKMQARFMCGAFTAAREAGNKAAELAWSSTSHIQLLDFHLFRALSLAGSWGELSPEARPPALEDLRQHHQQLAEWASYCPENFRAPERMVHGELARITGQELEASRAYEDALQAAREHGFIQHCALTSELAARFWHERQMPTIADAYALKSREAWLRWGAHGKVRHLDAQWPHLSASATDEATATDTRSTHIDALTVVKAQQAISGEIVLEQLAATLLQVATENAGAQRGALLLPSGEKLSVVAVSDSGQEGTPIDAEEARLPWTLIAYVRRTREQVLIGDASQPHPFSDDAWLGRGQARSVLCLPLLRQEEFRGVLYLENSLATNAFTPERSALLGHIATQAAISIENARLYTDIQRAEAALRRANDELEKRVEERTRELQQAQAQLVDTARSVGMAEVATNVLHNVGNVLTSAVTNLQVMSQTVNTSRLGGLKKVSTLLEEHRPHLADFFTRDPRGLRLPDYLPVLADELLREQAALKEGLGAMSKNIEHIRAIVQVQQTYARSTLLPEECELSALVEDALSMQSPSLKRHGITVVRELSTHRKLRVDKHKVLQILIHLISNAKDAMAPLPPNERYLHVRLAVHGDRARIQVVDNGMGIAPEVRKLLFSQGFTTREGGHGLGLHSSVLAAKMLGGDLTLESDGPGKGATATLELPLTDEQQQSDPARF; encoded by the coding sequence GGGTGAGTCCCTGGCCGATCTCACCGGCAAGCCCTTGGAGGTGCCGCGCGTCCTCGCGCTGGGCATCTCCCTGGCTTCCACGCTGGCGGAGCTCCACTGCCGCGGCGTCATCCACAAGGACCTCGAGCCCTCCAACATCCTCCTCACGCCCTCGGGCGAGACGCGCCTGATCGACTTCGGCAACGCCAGCCTCCAGCTCGTCGAACACGTGGATGCCCTGCGGAACCCGCTGGTTGAAGGCACGCTGGCTTACATGTCTCCGGAACAAACCGGGCGCATGAACCGCTCGGTGGACTACCGCACCGACCTCTACTCGCTGGGCGTCACCCTCTACGAGCTGTTGACCGGCCGCCGACCCTTCCATGGGCGTGACGCGCTCGAATGGTTCCATGCCCACATGGCGCTGGTGCCCCCGCCTCTCCTGGAGCAGGTGGAAGGACTGCCGCCCGTGCTGTCCGCCATCGTGCTCAAGCTGCTGGCCAAGGTGGCCGAGGAGCGCTACCAGAGCGCCGCAGGGCTGCGAGCGGACCTCGAGCGGTGCCAGGAAGCCCTGCGCCGGGGCGTGCGCGAGGACTTCGAGCCCGGCCTGAAGGATGTGCCCGTCCGCTTCCAGCTGCCCCAGCGGCTCTATGGGCGCGCCACGCACGCGGCCGCCCTGCTCCAGGGCTTCGAGCGCGTGGCCCAGGGCGGGCGACCCGAGCTCCTCCTGGTGCGCGGCTACTCCGGCATCGGCAAGTCCTCGGTGGTCCACGAGCTGCACAAGCCCGTGGTACGCCAGCGCGGCTTCTTCCTCAGCGGCAAGTTCGACCAGTTCCAGCGCGCCATCCCCTACTCCACCCTGGCGCAGGCCATCCGCGGGCTGGCGCAGCAACTGCTCTCGGGCACCGACGAGGAGCTGGCGCGCTGGCGGGAACACCTGCGCGAGGCCTGGGAAGGCCACGGGCAGCTCCTCGTGGACGTGGTGCCCCAACTGGAGCTCGTCGCCGGCAAGCAGCCGCCTGTCCCGGAGCTGCCTCCCGCCGAGGCCCAGCACCGCTTCCACCGCGTGTTCCGCAAGTTCCTCGGCGCGCTGACCCACGCCGAACGTCCCCTCGTGCTGTTCCTGGATGACCTGCAGTGGGCCGATGGGGCGAGCCTCCAGCTCATCCAGCACCTGCTCACCCACCCGGAGACACCCCCGCTGCTCCTCATTGGCGCCTACCGGGACAACGAGGTGAGTCCCTCGCACCCCCTGGCGCTGGCCCTGAGAGAGCTGGGCAAGGCTGGCGCGCGGCTGACCGATCTCCAGCTCGAGCCGCTGAGCCTCGAGGACGTGCGGTGCCTGGTGGGAGACGCGCTGCCTGGGGCGACCGGAGACGTCGTCGAACCGCTCGCGGCGTTGGCCCGGGAGAAGACTGGCGGCAACCCTTTCTTCCTGCTGCAGTTCCTGCTCACGCTCCACCACGACGGCCTGCTGGCTCGCACGCCCGAGGGCGCCTGGCGCTGGGATGCCGAGCAGGTCCAGGCCCGGGGTTACTCCGACAACGTCGTCGACTTCATGGTCGGCAAGCTGCGCCAGCTTCCTTCGAACACCCAGCACCTGCTGCGTCTGGCCGCTTGCGTGGGCAACAGCTTCACCCTGCGCACCCTGCGCTTGATCTCCGATCTGAAGGAGGCGGCCGAAGTCGAGCAAGGCCTCGATCCGGCGCTCCAGGAGGGGCTGCTGGCGAGCGCCGGCCCGGACCAATATCGCTTCCTCCATGACCGCATCCAGCAGGCGGCCCATGCCCTCATTCCCGAAGAGGAGCGCAAGGCCGTCCACCTGCGCATCGGCCGGCTGCTGCTGGGCAGCATGACGCCCGAGGAGGTGCAGGAACACCTCTTCGACGTGGTGAGCCAGCTCAATGCCGGCGCGGAGCTTCTCATTGACCCCGAGGAGCGCCACCGCGTGGCACGCCTGAACGCCGAGGCCGCGGAGCGGGCACAGGCCTCGACCGCGTTCCGCTCGGCCGCCACCTACCTGGCGACAGCCTTCCAGCTCCTCCCCGGAGACCCGTGGGAGTCGGACCCCGAGCTGGCCTTCAAGCTCCAGTTGGAGCAGGCCCGCTGCGAGTTCATGAGCGGCAACACCGCCGAAGCACGCCAGCAGGTGGAACAGCTCCTTCCTCGGGCGCGCAACCGGCCGGAGACGGGGGCCGTCTACCACCTGAAGAGCGACCTGCACATCGCCATGGGAGAGATCCAGGCGTGCATCGAGAGCCTCCTGAAGTGTCTGGCCCTGCTCGGAATGCCGATGTCACCCCACCCCTCCTGGGAAGAGGTGGTGGCCGCCCACGAGGAGGTGGGAGCGCTGCTGGCGGGTCGTCCCATCGAGAGCCTCATCGAGCTGCCCCGGCTGACCGACCCGGACATGGAGGCGACGCTCGATGTCCTCGCCGCGCTCTTCACGCCCTCGTTCTTCACCGACCGGAACCTGCTCGTGCTCCACCTGTGCCGGCTGGTTTCCCTGAGCCTGCGCCACGGCAACTCCGGGGCCGCGGTGCATGGGTATGCCTGGTACGGCGTGGTGCTTGGCCCTGCGTTCAAGATGTATCGGGAGGGCTACGCCTTCGGGAAGCTGGCCTGCGAGCTCGTCGAGCGCCACGGCTTCTCCGCCTCGCGCGGAAAGGCGCTCTACAGCCTGGAGATCATCAACTACTGGACCCGGCCCCTCTCCACCTCCCTGGAGCTCATCCGCGAGGCCTTTCAGCACGCGGTCCAGGGCGGGGACTTCCAGGTGGCCTGCTACTGCTGCAACCACATCGTCACGGATCGCCTGGCCCTCGGGCATGAGTTGGAGGAGGTCTATCAGGAGTCGGTCGCGCGGCTGGACTTCCCCCGCCGAGCGGGCTTCCTCGACGTGCAGCACGTCATCCAACACACCCAGCGCTACGTGCAGCAACTGCGCGGCCTCTCGCCTGCCTTCGGCTCCCTGAGCGGGGACGACTTCGATGAGGCGTCCTTCGAGGCCGGGCTGACGCCCGACAGCATGAGCACCATGCGGTGCTGGTACTGGATCCTCAAGATGCAGGCGCGCTTCATGTGCGGCGCCTTCACGGCGGCGCGCGAGGCGGGGAACAAGGCGGCCGAGCTGGCCTGGTCCTCGACGAGCCACATCCAACTGCTGGACTTCCACCTCTTCCGAGCCCTGAGCCTGGCCGGAAGCTGGGGAGAGCTTTCGCCCGAGGCGCGGCCCCCTGCCCTCGAGGACTTGCGACAACATCACCAGCAGCTCGCGGAGTGGGCCAGCTACTGCCCGGAGAACTTCCGCGCGCCCGAGCGCATGGTCCACGGAGAGCTGGCGCGCATCACGGGCCAGGAGCTCGAAGCCTCGCGAGCGTACGAAGATGCGCTCCAAGCGGCCCGCGAGCATGGCTTCATCCAGCATTGCGCCCTCACCAGCGAACTCGCGGCTCGCTTCTGGCACGAGCGCCAGATGCCCACGATCGCCGACGCCTACGCGCTCAAGTCCCGCGAGGCCTGGCTGCGATGGGGCGCCCACGGCAAGGTTCGGCACCTGGACGCGCAATGGCCACACCTCTCCGCCTCGGCGACCGACGAGGCGACCGCCACGGACACCCGCTCGACGCACATCGACGCGCTCACCGTGGTGAAGGCCCAGCAAGCCATCTCCGGGGAGATCGTCCTCGAGCAACTGGCGGCCACGCTGCTGCAAGTGGCCACCGAGAACGCCGGCGCCCAGCGCGGCGCCCTGCTGCTCCCGAGTGGCGAGAAGCTCTCGGTCGTGGCGGTCTCGGACTCCGGCCAGGAAGGCACCCCCATCGACGCGGAGGAGGCCCGCCTGCCGTGGACGCTCATCGCCTATGTGCGGCGCACGCGGGAGCAGGTGCTCATCGGCGATGCCTCCCAGCCCCACCCTTTCTCGGACGATGCGTGGCTGGGGCGCGGACAGGCCCGCTCCGTGCTCTGCCTGCCCCTGCTGCGCCAGGAGGAGTTTCGCGGGGTGCTCTACCTGGAGAACAGCCTGGCCACCAACGCCTTCACTCCCGAGCGCAGCGCCCTGCTCGGGCACATCGCCACCCAGGCCGCTATCTCCATCGAGAATGCCCGGCTGTACACCGACATCCAGCGCGCCGAGGCGGCCTTGCGCCGCGCCAATGACGAGCTGGAGAAGCGCGTGGAGGAGCGCACCCGAGAGCTCCAGCAGGCCCAGGCCCAGTTGGTGGACACCGCGCGCTCGGTGGGCATGGCCGAGGTGGCCACCAACGTGCTCCACAACGTCGGCAACGTGCTGACCAGCGCCGTCACCAACCTCCAGGTGATGAGCCAGACGGTGAATACCTCTCGCCTGGGAGGGCTGAAGAAGGTCTCCACCCTGCTCGAGGAGCACCGCCCCCACCTCGCGGACTTCTTCACCCGGGATCCCCGAGGCCTCCGGCTCCCCGATTACCTCCCCGTGCTCGCCGACGAGCTGCTCCGCGAGCAGGCGGCGCTGAAAGAGGGACTGGGGGCGATGAGCAAGAACATCGAGCACATCCGCGCCATCGTCCAGGTCCAGCAGACCTATGCCCGCAGCACGCTCCTGCCCGAGGAGTGCGAGCTCTCCGCCCTCGTCGAGGATGCCCTGAGCATGCAGTCGCCGTCGCTCAAGCGCCACGGCATCACCGTCGTCCGCGAGCTGTCCACGCACCGCAAGCTCCGGGTGGACAAGCACAAGGTGCTGCAGATCCTCATCCACCTCATCAGCAACGCCAAGGACGCCATGGCCCCGCTGCCCCCGAACGAGCGCTACCTGCACGTGCGGCTCGCGGTACACGGCGACAGGGCCCGCATCCAGGTAGTGGACAACGGCATGGGCATCGCGCCGGAGGTGCGCAAGCTGCTCTTCTCACAGGGCTTCACCACCCGAGAGGGGGGACATGGCCTGGGACTTCACTCGAGCGTGCTCGCGGCGAAGATGCTGGGCGGAGACCTCACGCTGGAGAGCGACGGGCCGGGCAAGGGCGCCACGGCCACCCTCGAGCTACCGCTCACTGACGAGCAGCAGCAGAGCGATCCCGCACGGTTTTGA